The segment TTATGCGGCGCTGGACCAAGAGTATTATCATGGCTTGGTCAGgtcatttcaaaaatttacTCATGTGGCAGGGCTTTTACGGCTTGCGACCCCACGAGACGCATTTCTGACAACCCTGGGAAAGGCGGCAGTACCGTCCAATGTCTTGACAGCCACTACAACTCAAGTGCAGAGTCCAACAACGCCTACGGCAGATGCGTCTTCTAGCTCGAGCATTTTCAATAACGCAAGAGGGCTACTAAGTGTTGATAGTTTGGTAAGCAACCCGGAACGGAACAGGCATGTATCTGTTGATGTATCTGGTTCGTCCCTCAACACACGCAATTTGCTTTGCCTTCGCGCACTACTGAATCTAGGGATCGCGTTGGGACCCACGCTTGATTCGGCGTGGGTGATTGTTCTTGGTACATTGCAACAAGCTGATTTGGTAATATTTTCGAGTTCCAAATCCGTGAGAACTCCCACCACACCAAGGCCAGAGAGCCAGGATATTAACAATACTTCTGCATTATTGGCAAACTTTGGTACCGAAATCAAAGCAGTCGAAACCGCCGCCACAAGATTGCTAGAGAGTACTATTGATTTCCCTAATGAACCATTTGTGGCTGTTGTTTCAGCTCTTTGTGACTTGTTCAGCAAAGAGGAAATTCTCAAGATACCAGAAAAACCAGTACCTTCTAATCCATCACCGCCTGAAGAAAAAAGGCCGTCTTACGCTCATAAGCGGGCCCATAGTATTGTTACAGCAACTTCTACGCAGAATCAAGAGGATCTGTTTGCATTAGCAAAATTGGGCGATATTGCAAGCATTAATATCGATAGATTGACGACACACGAGCCTGGTGCTAGCGGATGGCAGATTCTGACATCAGAATTAATTTCTGCTTCTTGTTCTCTCACTGCAACGCCTTCTGTCAGGCTCAGAGCTGCGGAGATTCTTGTCAGAATTGTGATTGAAGCGGCAACCTCTACACTCGCAGACTCCGAAGTTCGACGAGGTCTCGTCCAAACCATGCTACTTCAGGCGTTGAGTCGTGCCCTTCACCCACTTCGAGTGGAAGATAGACAAGTCACTGTAGCCATACATTCGACCGATGTCGAAGTTCACAAGACTATACTTGAGGGTCTCAAAAGCATCCTTGAGCAATGTGGAGAGAAGCTAATTAGTGGTTGGGATATTGCGTTTGAAATTATCGGTAGTGTATTCATGAATTTTGACAGTGAAGCAAAAGTAACCGCTACTCGATCTGCCAAACTAGTCCGCTCtgctttcaattctcttcagcTCATTTGTTCCGacttcctttcttcattgCCGAATTCTTGCTTTCTAATACTTGTCGACACTCTTTATCATTTTTGTACACAAGATGATGATCTCAACATTTCACTGACGGTAAAACGCACCCCCAAaaattatctttcatttctaaTGATTTTTAGACTGTTACTTTCTTCTGGGTGTTGTCAGATTTCATCTCTAGTAGAACCAGTTCTTTTTCACTCAGCCCTGATCTTATCGAAGATTCAACCGAGGAAGCTCTAATTGAAAAGGCATCTGGTGACGACCGGGCCGTCTCAGACGCAGCTTTATGGATGCTTCTCTTACTACGGCTCACATCTGTTACGGCAGATGAAAGACTGGAGCTCAGAAATAGTGGGTGCGGACTACCATTCGAGAGGGACTTTTTCTAACTGCTTCAGGCGCAATTCAAACATTGCTAAGAATATTTGATGCATACGGAGATCAGCTCAGCGCAGTAGCGTGGTCTATGTGTCTGAAATCGGTCATTTTTAGATTGCTGTCCTCAATAGAGGCACATTTACAATCTATGACTGACCCTACGCCGACGCTTACAGTATCTGATAAAGACAAGATAGGATGGAATGAGACTACTGTCGTGGTTTTGAGCGGCATTACCAATCTATTGGCCGATTATCTAGATGTCCTCACCAACCATCCCACATTTGAAAGCTCTTGGAAAACACTTTTAGAACATTTTAAAACAATGTTAGATTTCAAGATTCTCGAAGTCAACACAGCTGTCTTCAAGGCCTTACAACAAATCCTTTCCCGTGGTAATATCAAGGAAGgcacaaaaacaaattttaCCCgatcttcaattgatatgGCATGGAGTCTTTGGTCTGATTCCCTACCTTCAGTGAACATCGATGCGTTGGATAAACGTGTTGACAATCAGGATTATCTGGTTGCTTATGTATCTGCTCTTCATGAGATTTATCGTCTCGTGCAGAAAGATCTCGATGCAAATCGAGTCAAAAGAATGCTTACTCTACTCCGGGAAGCTATACAACAAGCGAACGCCTCGACATATTCCGCAGATATCGAGTATCTTACACCACTACAATCTCAAGTATTAGAATCGCTTAAAATGATTCGCACCGATATTGAGGGAGTTCCTGCCACCTTAATTAGCCAGGTTGCCGAATTTGTTGCATTGGCTTTCGTGCCGAAAGATACTACTTCTAACGTCCAGAGGCCAACATACGTAGCTCTGTCCAAAGCTTCGATGGTATTATCCGAAAAGCTCATTCTATCACATTCCTCGGAACCAGATATATACACGAGCGGTGCagtttcttcctctttgtCCGCGCTTGCAAATCCCATTGTCACAAAGTACTCGTTTCCTATAATTTCAAAGAGCATATCGCCTTGGCGTCAGGCCACAACGTCAGCACTTGCCATCCTGGGTGCCATTTTGCCAATCATGCCAACTGTTACCTTGAATGACGAAGCTGTACGGTCTATATGGGCCTCGACGGTGAGCATAGCTATAGGAATTACCTCTGCAGAATTTGATGCTGCGGCAAAATTAGCCGATATAAAAGATGACCAGGATTTCGACATTGCATCTTTTCTAACCTTGCGCGAACTTATTACGCCCGCCCTGGGCTCCCAAGTCATACCTGATCGAATTCGTCGCACTTACACTGAATCACTCTTCCACATGTCTATCGTCCACCCTGCACAGCCCAGCGAGCTTCCGCAGCCCGACCAGGAACTACTAGCCACCTTATATCAAACCCGCAAAGGTCGTACTGTAGATCCCATCCCCTCACCCCGCGCAAAAATGAGCTACGTTTGTTTCGATGAACTTATCTCTCTTGTCACTCTCAACGATGGCTCTGTGCCGCGCATCAAGCTCGCCCAAGCAGCTGCACCGTACTTAATACTCAGATCAGGTCTTGCTCTTCGTGCATATATTGCTGATCAACCACTGCGCGGTCGTATGCCACAACCGTTATCCCAACGCAAAGAACTTTTATACATTCTTAAGAAGCTTGTCGAGTTGAAGTGTGAAAGCGAGGCAATCCCAGATACACCGGGTGTGGAGAGTGAAGGCAAAAAGCATTTACATCGATTATATCCGTTGTTTGTGAAGGCTATGG is part of the Botrytis cinerea B05.10 chromosome 1, complete sequence genome and harbors:
- the Bcmon2 gene encoding Bcmon2, with amino-acid sequence MTAQILASELGNLIQESKRKHTDLRNAAEKSLDEIKGLRSTSEAQIAADLTQRPNFVTPFLIACGTRNVKFTGIAVVCLQRLVVSRALPKSRLKEVLEALREATSAGLDVQLKILQALPSLLQNYAGELKGELLAAALNICTILQASKNGIVLNTAAATLQQLVVSVFDKVVTEDKIALEVPTIGEAPTENGVIQLRAAALDAYRVFHDICLLTEAQKPQFLRSTGLPQTFGLELIESVLTNHADIFLSHPEQANILRVRVMPFIISALSEKLNFAVTVRITRILYTLLRRHLSILSSEGEMALGLLTHMLDHDTALWKRSLCMEVLRGIFAEAALIRRIFSMYDAQEEKKNILRDLVAAFVRVSTEKPAVIGLGHQSTIPIASQGNSSDQAMLEASGVPGIISSTVSSAEPSAGVSTQWSTMRVPCIDQLDKTDAPSIPESYIYGLTLACISGFSEGLAKFILPLTVPERPRKKGLRHSEIESKLSDSRSSTPDIKPIERSASYKKNPIPINPLTLEDHHLFQEVKICAGIVDECWPAILATCSTFLYAALDQEYYHGLVRSFQKFTHVAGLLRLATPRDAFLTTLGKAAVPSNVLTATTTQVQSPTTPTADASSSSSIFNNARGLLSVDSLVSNPERNRHVSVDVSGSSLNTRNLLCLRALLNLGIALGPTLDSAWVIVLGTLQQADLVIFSSSKSVRTPTTPRPESQDINNTSALLANFGTEIKAVETAATRLLESTIDFPNEPFVAVVSALCDLFSKEEILKIPEKPVPSNPSPPEEKRPSYAHKRAHSIVTATSTQNQEDLFALAKLGDIASINIDRLTTHEPGASGWQILTSELISASCSLTATPSVRLRAAEILVRIVIEAATSTLADSEVRRGLVQTMLLQALSRALHPLRVEDRQVTVAIHSTDVEVHKTILEGLKSILEQCGEKLISGWDIAFEIIGSVFMNFDSEAKVTATRSAKLVRSAFNSLQLICSDFLSSLPNSCFLILVDTLYHFCTQDDDLNISLTTVTFFWVLSDFISSRTSSFSLSPDLIEDSTEEALIEKASGDDRAVSDAALWMLLLLRLTSVTADERLELRNSAIQTLLRIFDAYGDQLSAVAWSMCLKSVIFRLLSSIEAHLQSMTDPTPTLTVSDKDKIGWNETTVVVLSGITNLLADYLDVLTNHPTFESSWKTLLEHFKTMLDFKILEVNTAVFKALQQILSRGNIKEGTKTNFTRSSIDMAWSLWSDSLPSVNIDALDKRVDNQDYLVAYVSALHEIYRLVQKDLDANRVKRMLTLLREAIQQANASTYSADIEYLTPLQSQVLESLKMIRTDIEGVPATLISQVAEFVALAFVPKDTTSNVQRPTYVALSKASMVLSEKLILSHSSEPDIYTSGAVSSSLSALANPIVTKYSFPIISKSISPWRQATTSALAILGAILPIMPTVTLNDEAVRSIWASTVSIAIGITSAEFDAAAKLADIKDDQDFDIASFLTLRELITPALGSQVIPDRIRRTYTESLFHMSIVHPAQPSELPQPDQELLATLYQTRKGRTVDPIPSPRAKMSYVCFDELISLVTLNDGSVPRIKLAQAAAPYLILRSGLALRAYIADQPLRGRMPQPLSQRKELLYILKKLVELKCESEAIPDTPGVESEGKKHLHRLYPLFVKAMGAAARDQELLEWIGKALEEVGMEFGL